The Amycolatopsis jiangsuensis nucleotide sequence GTTGCGGCGCACCATGACGACCGAGTCACGCATCAGCGGTCACGCTCCGTTCGGTGAGGGTGAGGAACACGTCGTCGAGGTCGGGCAGGTGCACCGACAGCTCGCCGACTTCCACGTCCGCCGCGTCGAGCCGGTCCAGCAGCGCACGAAGGGACCGGACCCCGCCGTCGCTCGGCACCTGCAGGGTGAGCGCGTCGTCGTCGCGGACGGCTTCGCCGAACAGCCGCGCACCCGCGTCCAGCGATGCGTTGTCGGAGAAGCGCAACCGCACGTGGCCGCCGGCGACGAGCCGTTTCAGCTCGTCCGCGGTGCCCTCGGCGACGAGCCGGCCGCGGTCCAGCACGGCGATCCGGTCGGCGAGCTGGTCGGCCTCGTCCAGGTACTGCGTGGTCAGGAAGAGGGTGACCCCATCGGCCACGAGGTCCCGGATGATCGACCACATCGTGCGCCGGCTGCGCGGATCGAGCCCGGTGGTCGGCTCGTCGAGGAAGACGATCCGCGCCGAGCCGACGAGGCTCATCGCCAGGTCGAGCCGCCGCCGCATGCCGCCGGAGTAGGTGCCGGCCAGCCGGTGGGCCGCGTCGGTGAGGTCGAACCGCGTCAGCAGCTCGGCCACCCGCGCACGTCCGCCCGCCCGGCCGAGGTGGCGCAGATCGGCCATCAGCCGCAGGTTTTCCGTCCCGGTGAGCAGGTCGTCGACAGCGGAGAACTGCCCGGTCACGCCGATCGCGGCCCGGACCCCGTCCGGCTCCCGCCGCACCTCGCATCCGGCCACCCACACGTCACCCCCGTCCGGGGCAAGCAGCGTGGAGAGGATCTGGACGGTGGTGGTCTTGCCCGCGCCATTGGGCCCGAGCAAGGCGAAAACGGTGCCCGGTTCGACCCGCAGGTCGATACCGTCGAGCACGGTGTGTTCGCCGTAGGCCTTGCGCAGCCCGCGGACGCTGATCGCCGGGGTGGTGGACATCGGTCCCCCTTTCGCTGTGATGCCCGCACCGTGCCCGGCTTCCCTGACACCCGGTGGCGTTCGCGCTGACACCGCACTGACACGAAACCGCCTGTTCCGCCGTGACCGATGTGGCATCATCCGCCGGTGACCGGTGAGTGGAGCGACCCGCGCGCGTTCGATGCCGGGTGGCTGGACGACTTCGCCTCGTGGACCGCTCGCGCCGCACTGGAATCCCTGGTCGATGAAGCCCTCGCCGGACCGGAGCTCGCCGGCGCGCTCCGCCGGGAGTCACTGCGGGCGACCGACGTCCGCGAAGGGCTGCTGGAGAACGAGTCCCTGCTCGCGAAGATCCGGATGCTGCAGGATCAGGTCTCGGCCGAGGGAGCGAGCGGGTTCCGGCCGCGTGGCCGTCCGGTCCGCGTGAGCGAGCTGGGGTGGCTGCTGATCCCCTTCGTGCTCGAAGTCGGCTACCTGAGCTTGCTGCAGCGGGCCTGGGACGCGATGCCGGTGTTCCTCCGGATCTTCGCGGTTCTGGCGTTGCCCTGCGGCCTGGTGGCTGCCGTGGCGCGAATGTCCAGGAGGACGCCTGAGCTGCGTGCCCGATTCACGAGCGGACCGGCGGAATTCGGCGACGAACAGCTCGGGCTCGGCCGCCGCCGTCCGTTCGCGCTGCGGGAGATCGTGCTGCCCGAGGCGCGCGACTTCATCTCCGCGCACCGCCTGCTGCACTACGGCACCGAGCTGGTCTTCGAAAAGCAGTGCGAACTCTACGAGGAGGCGACCGGTGACGTCGTGCCCACAGCGGCGGCGAAACGACTGCGCCGCATCCTCGAACGCGCGGGGACGGGCGCGATCGCGCTCGGCGGGCAACGCGGTTCCGGCAAGACGACGGCAATCCTTTCCCTGCAACGCGGATTGATCCACGGCACGGAGAATCCGGCACCGCTGGTGGTCGTCGCCGCGGCCCCGGCCAACTACGACGCCCGGGACTTCGTGCTGCATCTGCACGGGCTGCTGTGCAAGGCGGTGCTCGACCTGCTCTGGAACGAACTGCCCCCGGTCCGCTCCTGGCGCAGCTGGCTGCGCCGGGGTGCGCGGCTGTCGGCAGACCTGATCGGCTCCGCCGCGGTGGCCTGGGCGATCGGCGGCTGGCTGTGGGACGGCTCGTTCACCCGCTTCCCGATCGAACTGGGACTGCTGCTGCGCCGGATCCACTTCCCGGACCTGATAGATCCTCTGTGGACAGACCAGCCGGCGGGCAACCGGATCGCGCTGATCGTGATCGTACTGCTCGCCCTGCGGTGGACGCTGAAAGTGCTGCGCATCCCGATCGACGTGCTGCTGGACGCCGTGCAGCGCAAGCGCTCTGCCGGACTGCTCGAGCTGGAGGCGGACGCGCGCCGCCAGCTCGACCGGATCCGTTACCTGCAGACGCACACCAGCGGATGGTCGGGCAAGCTGCTCTTCCCCGGCAGCGCGGACCTGGGCCGGACGCAGTCGACGCAGCGGGCCGAGCAGCAGCTGACCCATCCCGAGGTGGTGGCGGAGTTCCGGGCGTTCGCGCAGCGGACCGCCGGGCTGCTGCGCGGCGAAGGGGTCACCGACCGGCTCGTGGTCGCCATCGACGAACTGGACAAGATCGGCGAGCAGGAAAAAGCCCAGCAGCTGGTGAACGACGTCAAGGGCATCTTCGGCGTCCCCGGCTGCCTCTACCTGGTCGCGGTGTCCGACGACGCGGTGCTCAGCTTCGAGCAGCGCGGACTCGCCATGCGGGACGCCTTCGACAGCGCGTTCTCCGAACTGGTCCGCCTGGAACCGTTCACCCAGGACGAAAGCAGGCTGTGGATCGCGCAGCGGCTGCCCGGCGTCCCGGAGCAGTTCTGCCACCTCGGGCACTGCCTGTCCGGCGGCCTCCCCCGCGACCTGCGCCGCGTCACGATCGACATGGTGGACGTGACGACCGAGCTGTACCAGCCGTCGCTGTCCGCGGTCACGTCGATCCTGCTCCGCGCGGAGCTGACCGCGAAGACGAGCGCGTTCACCGGACAGGCGCGCGCACTGGAGCAGACGACGGAACTGGCGCAGCTCTGGACGAAACTGCTGCGCATCCCCGAAACCCGGGAGGCCGCCGAACTCGCCGCGCTGGCCGCCGAACTGCACGAGGGCGCCACGCACGACCTCGCCACGCCGGTGAACCTGTTGCGCCACCACAGCAGTGCGTTCGTCCTCTTCTGCGCCACGATGCTGGAGCTGTTCACGGACGCGTTGACCGACGACCGCCTCACCCCGGCCCTGCACCAGCTGGCCGTGGCCCGCCGCCACCTCGCCCTCGACCCGCACCTCGCGTGGTCGACACTAACGGACTTCCGCAAAGCACACGACCTGGCACTGCCGGAATAACCACTGCTTATGGTACGTGGAAGAACCAGGCCTTGGACTTCCGCCGCCCGCGTTCGTAGCGTTGCGGACGTGACCACTTACATCCTCGTCCCCGGCGCCTGTCACGGCGGCTGGTGCTTCGATCGGCTCACCGCGGAGCTGCGCGACGCCGGACACCGTGTCGTCCCGCTGACTCTGACCGGCCTCAGTGAACGTCGTCACCTGCTGCACGCCGGCGTCAATCTCGAAACCCACATCGAAGATCTCGTATACGTGCTGGAAGCCAAACGCGTCGAGAACGCGGTCCTCGTGGGCCACAGCTACGGGGGAATGGTCATCACCGGCGCCGCCGACCGTGTCCCCTGGCGAGTGGACGCGCTGGTCTACCTCGACGCGTTCGTCCCGGAAAACGGCGAATCCTGCTGGAGCCTCACCGACGAACGGCAACGGGAGTGGTACCTGACCGTCGGCGAGATCGGCTACGCCGTACCTCCGCTGCCGTTCTTCGACTCCCGCGCTTCCGCGCACCCGCTGGCCTCCCTGCTCCAGACCATCCGGCTGGAGGGCGACCTGAGCCGGTTCCGCCGCCGCGACTACGTCTACGCGAAGATCTGGGACGGCGGCTCGCCGTTCGAACCGACCTATTGCACACTCCGCGACGATCCACATTGGAACGTGCACGAACTGGACAGCAGGCACGACCTGATGCGGGACGCGCCGCGGGAGCTGCTGCGCATCCTCCTCGCGACGGGTTGAGTCAGTCCGCCGACGGCAGCTCCGGCACGCGCTCGCCCGCCGGCGGCGGGCCGGGTGGGGTGCCGTCACCGAAGGGACGGCCGCCCAGCTCCTCGCGTCCGTGCGGGGAGAGCCAGCCGGACAGCTCCGGGCCCAGCGGCACGATCCCGGTCGGGTTCACCTGCCGGTGCACCACGTAGTAGTGCTCCTTGATCTGGGCGAAGTCGATGGTGTCGCCGAACCCGGGAGTCTGGAACAGGTCCCGCGCGTACGCCCACAGCACCGGCAGCTCCGTGAGCTTCGCACGGTTGCACTTGAAGTGGCCGTGGTACACCGCGTCGAAGCGGACCAGCGTGGTGAACAGCCGGACGTCGGCCTCGGTGATCGTGTCGCCCACCAGGTAACGCTGTCCGGCCAGCCGCTGCGACAGCCAGTCGAGCCTCCCGAACAGATCGCGGTAGGCCTGCTCGTAAGCGTCCTGAGAACTGGCGAACCCGGCCTTGTACACGCCGTTGTTCACGTCGTGGAAGACTTTCTCCGCCACGTCGTCGATTTCCGCGCGCAGCGGCTCCGGATACAGCTCGGGGGCGCCTTCGCGGTGGTGCGCACGCCATTCCAGCGAAAAGTCGAGCGTCATCTGCTTGAAGTCGTTGGTCACCACCTGGCCGCTGGCCACGTCCACGAGGGCCGGCACGGTGATCCCCCGCGGGTACTCCGGATCGCGCGCGAAGAACGCCTGCTGCAGCCGTTCGATGCCGAGCACCGGATCGCGGCCGCCCGGGTCGAGGTCGAAGGTCCAGCTGCGCTCGTCGTGCGTCGGCCCGCAGATGCCCATGGACAGCACGTCCTCGAGTCCCAGCAGCCGCCGCACGATGGACGCGCGGTTGGCCCACGGGCAGGCCCTGGCGATCACCAGCCGGTAGCGGCCGGGTTCGACCGGCCAGCCGTCGCGGCCGTCGGCGGTGACGCGGTCGGCAAGGTAGTTCATGTCGCGCCGGAAAGCGCCCTTCTCGGTCATCGGCCCTGCTTTCGTCGGCTTGGTTCGGGCGGCTCGAGCGCGGCGGCCAGCCGGGCGAGGATCGGACCCGCGGCGCGCACCTCGTCGGGAGAGAGGTGGTCGAACAAGTGGGTCCGCACCCGCTCGAGATGCCCAGGGTAGGCGGCGGCGAGCTTCGCGTGCCCCTCGTCGGTGAGGGTGGCGTGCGCGGCCCGCCGGTCCTGCGGGCACCTGACCTTGCGGACCAGCCCGCGGCGCTCGAGACTTTCCACCACCCGGCTGATCCGGCTGAGCGACAGCGCGGCGGCCTCGGCAAGGTCGGTGAGGCGCAACCGGCCCTCGGCGGCCTCGGACAGCGAGACCAGTACCGTGTAGTCGGTCATCGAGATGCCGGTGTCCCGGTCGAACTGGTCCTCCAGCACGCGGGGCAGCACGGTGATGATCCTGGTCAGCGGCCGCCACACGGCTTGTTCCCTACCGGTCAGCGGAGCTCTGTTCACCACGGGGACGAGTCTAGCCGAACACTTGCTCGCGCAATCAGTTATCCTGGGTTACAGTGTTGGTTGAGCCCTCAACAACCTAGCCCGAAGCACGAAGGAAGCAGACATGACCTACCCCCAGCTCACCGGCGAGTACACGATCGACGACACGCACAGCCGCATCGGGTTCGTCGCCCGGCACGCCATGGTGACCAAGGTCCGGGGCTCGTTCAACGAGTTCGAAGGCAGCTTCACGGTCGACGGCGACGCCCCGGAGAAGTCCAGCGCCCAGGTCACCCTGCAGACCAAGAGCATCGACACCCGCAACGCCGACCGCGACGGCCACCTGCGCACCAACGACTTCCTGTCCGCCGACGAGCACCCGGTGATCACCTTCACCTCGACCGCCATCGCCCAGAACGGCGAGGACGGCTTCGATGTGACCGGCGACCTGACCATCAAGGGCATCACCAAGCCGGTGACCATCCCGTTCGAGTTCGGCGGCGCGGCGAAGGACCCGTTCGGCAACGACCGCGTGGGCTTCGACGGCTCGACCGTGATCAACCGCAGCGACTTCGGTGTCACCTTCAACGCCCCGCTGGAGACCGGCGGCGTGCTGGTCTCGGACAAGATCACTCTCGAGTTCGAGATCTCCGCGATCAAGAACGCCTGAGCACACCGCAGGGCGGGCTTCGAGACCACCACCGAAGCCCGCCTTCCCGCGGCTGGCCTGGCTTGTCCGGACCCCGCCGTCGGACCCCGCCGTCGAATCCCACCGTCGACGTCCGCGCCGACCGCCGGCCCGATCAGTCCGGACCCACCCCGTCCGGACCAGCTCCCGCCAACCACGTCCGCGCCGGGCGTTTCTCAGGCGATTTCACCGGCATCGCGAGCTGCGCGGCGTTCAGGACCTCCCACACCGGTTCATCCGCGGGCCGGGAGCCATCCGCCACCCCTGGCAATGGCACCGGGAACCAACTGGCGACTCCGGCAATGGCACCGGGAACCAACCGCCGACTCTGGCGACGAAACCGGGAGCAGCCACTGATTCTGGCGACGGATAATGATCTTCGCCGGTAGTTCTCGTGCTTCACCTTGCCGGAACTTGAACCGTCACAACTTTCACCGTCCCCCACT carries:
- a CDS encoding ATP-binding cassette domain-containing protein, which gives rise to MSTTPAISVRGLRKAYGEHTVLDGIDLRVEPGTVFALLGPNGAGKTTTVQILSTLLAPDGGDVWVAGCEVRREPDGVRAAIGVTGQFSAVDDLLTGTENLRLMADLRHLGRAGGRARVAELLTRFDLTDAAHRLAGTYSGGMRRRLDLAMSLVGSARIVFLDEPTTGLDPRSRRTMWSIIRDLVADGVTLFLTTQYLDEADQLADRIAVLDRGRLVAEGTADELKRLVAGGHVRLRFSDNASLDAGARLFGEAVRDDDALTLQVPSDGGVRSLRALLDRLDAADVEVGELSVHLPDLDDVFLTLTERSVTADA
- a CDS encoding alpha/beta fold hydrolase codes for the protein MTTYILVPGACHGGWCFDRLTAELRDAGHRVVPLTLTGLSERRHLLHAGVNLETHIEDLVYVLEAKRVENAVLVGHSYGGMVITGAADRVPWRVDALVYLDAFVPENGESCWSLTDERQREWYLTVGEIGYAVPPLPFFDSRASAHPLASLLQTIRLEGDLSRFRRRDYVYAKIWDGGSPFEPTYCTLRDDPHWNVHELDSRHDLMRDAPRELLRILLATG
- a CDS encoding glutathione S-transferase family protein encodes the protein MTEKGAFRRDMNYLADRVTADGRDGWPVEPGRYRLVIARACPWANRASIVRRLLGLEDVLSMGICGPTHDERSWTFDLDPGGRDPVLGIERLQQAFFARDPEYPRGITVPALVDVASGQVVTNDFKQMTLDFSLEWRAHHREGAPELYPEPLRAEIDDVAEKVFHDVNNGVYKAGFASSQDAYEQAYRDLFGRLDWLSQRLAGQRYLVGDTITEADVRLFTTLVRFDAVYHGHFKCNRAKLTELPVLWAYARDLFQTPGFGDTIDFAQIKEHYYVVHRQVNPTGIVPLGPELSGWLSPHGREELGGRPFGDGTPPGPPPAGERVPELPSAD
- a CDS encoding MarR family winged helix-turn-helix transcriptional regulator, whose protein sequence is MVNRAPLTGREQAVWRPLTRIITVLPRVLEDQFDRDTGISMTDYTVLVSLSEAAEGRLRLTDLAEAAALSLSRISRVVESLERRGLVRKVRCPQDRRAAHATLTDEGHAKLAAAYPGHLERVRTHLFDHLSPDEVRAAGPILARLAAALEPPEPSRRKQGR
- a CDS encoding YceI family protein produces the protein MTYPQLTGEYTIDDTHSRIGFVARHAMVTKVRGSFNEFEGSFTVDGDAPEKSSAQVTLQTKSIDTRNADRDGHLRTNDFLSADEHPVITFTSTAIAQNGEDGFDVTGDLTIKGITKPVTIPFEFGGAAKDPFGNDRVGFDGSTVINRSDFGVTFNAPLETGGVLVSDKITLEFEISAIKNA